AAGACCAGAAATATGTGTTTTTAAGAAAGTTAATGGTGTAAATTTTGATGTAACTTTAAATGATAGGGACTCTCTAGCTTAAATACTGTAACAGAACTGTAAACATGCATATTCAGTAAATATAAATGGAGTAAGTGAACTGGATTTATCTTGTTTTCAGGTGAATGACACAGAGACCCGTCTGGAGTGTCTCCTGAATAATAACAAGAACTCTGATTTCTGTGCACCTCTGACCTCTTTTGACTGGAATGAAGTGGACCCCAATCTTCTGGGTGAGAGCCCATGTAGTCAGCCTGTTTGTGTGGCAGTGTTGGGATTTGTTAACTAAAGCTATTTAAAGCTATTTTGTTAATtggaataaagctaaaataaatatagaaaaaaaaaactaatttgctttaaatgttaaataaataactgataatacaaaaaaaatgctaaaataacacttgtTTAGAAGgaaaatttatgttttattcatttgtatgttTGGCTCTCAAAAGATCATCAGGGTTTCATGTATGtgtattttctgtttttcaggCACTTCTAGCATTGATACCACTTGCACGATCTGGGGTTTAGAGACAGGACAGGTCCTGGGAAGGATAAACCTGGTGTCAGGCCATGTCAAAACACAGCTAATTGCTCATGACAAGGAGGTAAAGAAAAACTCACCATAGTACTTCAGATTTGTGTAGCTTGTAAAGTTCtctgtaaaaatgaatttttttaattggctTTCAGGTGTATGACATCGCATTCAGCCGTGCGGGTGGTGGTCGGGATATGTTTGCATCTGTGGGAGCAGACGGATCCGTGCGCATGTTTGATCTGCGGCACCTGGAGCACAGCACCATCATCTACGAGGACCCTCAACATCACCCGCTGCTGCGCCTGTGCTGGAACAAACAGGACCCCAACTACCTGGCCACTATGGCCATGGATGGCATGGAGGTCTCTCTTTTAGTTCCTTTTACTGTTTTAGCATATTTGTCCTCATCCTTCTTCATGTCCCTCACCTTTGGATATctgatattgttttatttttgtcaggtGGTGATTCTGGATGTGCGTGTGCCGTGCACACCAGTGGCTCGTCTAAATAATCATCGTGCCTGTGTGAACGGCATTGCATGGGCACCCCACTCCTCTTGTCACATATGTACAGCAGGTTAGAAACCAGCCcggttaaatacacacacaacgaaaaatgtttgtgtgtgtgtatattatatatatgtgtgtgtgtgtgtgtgtgtaccgtattttccggactataagtcgcactttttttcatagtttggctggtcctgcgacttatagtcaggtgcgacttatttatcaaaattaatttgacatgaaccaagagaaattaactaacagaaaacattaccgtctacagccgcgagagggcgctctatgctgccagagatgctgctcagtgctcctgtagtctacactgagcagcatagagcgccctctcgcggctgtagactgtaatgttttctcttggttctaaataaatgcgacttatagtccgacttatgttttttttcctcgtcacgacgtatttttggactgatgcgactaatactcaggtgcgacttatagtccgaaaaatacagtgtgtgtgtgtgtgtgtatatgtatatatatatatatatatatgtgtgtgtgtgtgtgtgtgtgtatatatatgtgtgtgtatgtatgtgtgtgtgtatatatatgtgtgtgtatgtatgtgtgtgtatatatatgtgtgtgtatgtatgtgtgtgtatatatatgtgtgtgtatgtatatgtatgtatatatatatatgtgtgtatgtatatgtgtgtgtgtatgtatatgtatgtatgtatgtatatatgtgtgtgtgtgtatgtatatgtatgtgtatatatatatgtttatatatgtatatgtatgtatatattagagatcgaccgatatgggtttttctatagccgatgtttagaggtcagggtcagccgatggctgatatgtgctgccgatttttagggccgatatcttgaagttttccgcttcatttgcatgctaaaatgaaacactgttatcatgatttattgagcactgacttgaaccattgtgcactgcacggtattaaaataaaacatttatccaaagttaaccaaacaaatcaataaactgaccaagtattaaatatataaaacaggttttatatatatatatatatgtgtatatgtatgtgtgtgtcaatcatttacataaaagttttagagcatttatcaagtagaatttttcaagtttgttggaacataaatgtaaacttaaatgtacatttaaataaatacaattttagaaataaaaatcaattaaactgaaaatacaaaaaattaaataaataaaaaataaataacagttggGCTGCAAACGAACTAGCATCCAGCAACATttttgtttggtataaatgacaccgaacatctaaagtgcattctaatttcaaacttacatcgcagtctgttcattattaaaataaagtaagtcaaacaaacattttaaaaggttacactggtcagtttaaatagaccgtagtataccggtccactctgctgttatgcacgtttttgctcatgtgaagaggatgatcttttccatctagtttacataaaaaatatatatatatatattatagtttaacattcagataaattgcgaatatggaaacatttggatatgtgcagaacgaaacgtgagcaataacctccaaatacatctattcaaacccgcgctcgctcgtcctcgtatggatcggatcatttttgggatcagcaaaaaaataaaaggccaagacaaataaatatacgttttgtcttttttattaacattaaattattaaattaaaatacatgaaatcaacTCGTATAT
The sequence above is a segment of the Carassius carassius chromosome 9, fCarCar2.1, whole genome shotgun sequence genome. Coding sequences within it:
- the dcaf7 gene encoding DDB1- and CUL4-associated factor 7 isoform X1, translating into MSLHGKRKEIYKYEAPWTVYAMNWSVRPDKRFRLALGSFVEEYNNKVQLVGLEEESSEFVCRNTFDHPYPTTKIMWIPDTKGVYPDLLATSGDYLRIWRVNDTETRLECLLNNNKNSDFCAPLTSFDWNEVDPNLLGTSSIDTTCTIWGLETGQVLGRINLVSGHVKTQLIAHDKEVYDIAFSRAGGGRDMFASVGADGSVRMFDLRHLEHSTIIYEDPQHHPLLRLCWNKQDPNYLATMAMDGMEVVILDVRVPCTPVARLNNHRACVNGIAWAPHSSCHICTAVADDHQALIWDIQQMPRAIEDPILAYTAEGEINNVQWASTQPDWIAICYNNCLEILRV
- the dcaf7 gene encoding DDB1- and CUL4-associated factor 7 isoform X2, whose product is MSLHGKRKEIYKYEAPWTVYAMNWSVRPDKRFRLALGSFVEEYNNKVQLVGLEEESSEFVCRNTFDHPYPTTKIMWIPDTKGVYPDLLATSGDYLRIWRVNDTETRLECLLNNNKNSDFCAPLTSFDWNEVDPNLLGTSSIDTTCTIWGLETGQVLGRINLVSGHVKTQLIAHDKEVYDIAFSRAGGGRDMFASVGADGSVRMFDLRHLEHSTIIYEDPQHHPLLRLCWNKQDPNYLATMAMDGMEVVILDVRVPCTPVARLNNHRACVNGIAWAPHSSCHICTAADDHQALIWDIQQMPRAIEDPILAYTAEGEINNVQWASTQPDWIAICYNNCLEILRV